A DNA window from Methylocystis heyeri contains the following coding sequences:
- the hpnI gene encoding bacteriohopanetetrol glucosamine biosynthesis glycosyltransferase HpnI has product MTALSNPQIVVLIGDGFAACAILGCLYLSLAAIMVLRFPREESFEEIAAPVTVLKPLHGAEPGLLRRVRSCCMQNYRGEVQVVCGVRDVADPAAGQIAPIVGAQAFEIELIVNAAEHGRNRKVSNLANMLPSARHDILVIADSDIEVEPDYLARVVSQLHRPNVGAVTCLYHGVAAKEGWSEYAALAINGHFLPSAIFAVSFGLAQPCFGSTIALRKSVLRGFGGFEAFADRLADDYAIGAAVRSAGKEVSVGAFTVGHMCSIDSFRGLLSQEMRVARTIRSLDPIGYAGTFITHPFALALLSLVLGCEFGDLLAVLALACRAALCFAVGYAFRLRPQPYWIIPFRDALSFAIYAVSFFGEIVTWRGFDYRVNAEGKPAPHRAASQRKA; this is encoded by the coding sequence GTGACTGCGCTGTCCAATCCGCAGATCGTGGTTCTGATCGGCGACGGCTTCGCCGCTTGCGCGATCCTCGGATGCCTTTATCTTTCCCTTGCAGCGATCATGGTGCTTCGCTTTCCAAGAGAGGAGAGCTTCGAAGAGATCGCTGCGCCGGTCACGGTGCTGAAGCCGCTGCACGGGGCGGAGCCCGGCCTGCTGCGCCGCGTCCGTTCCTGTTGCATGCAGAACTACCGCGGCGAGGTCCAGGTGGTTTGCGGCGTGCGCGATGTCGCCGATCCCGCCGCCGGCCAGATCGCGCCTATCGTCGGGGCTCAGGCCTTCGAGATCGAACTGATAGTGAACGCCGCCGAACACGGGCGAAACAGGAAAGTGTCGAACCTCGCGAACATGTTGCCGTCGGCGAGGCATGATATTCTCGTGATCGCCGACAGCGACATAGAGGTCGAGCCCGATTATCTCGCAAGAGTGGTGTCGCAACTGCATCGGCCCAATGTGGGGGCGGTGACCTGCCTTTATCATGGCGTCGCAGCCAAGGAAGGGTGGTCGGAATATGCCGCCCTCGCCATCAACGGCCATTTTCTGCCGAGCGCGATTTTCGCGGTGAGTTTCGGTCTGGCGCAACCCTGCTTCGGTTCGACCATCGCCCTTCGCAAGAGCGTGTTGCGCGGCTTCGGCGGGTTCGAGGCTTTCGCGGATCGACTCGCCGACGATTACGCCATAGGCGCCGCCGTGCGGTCGGCGGGAAAAGAGGTCTCCGTCGGCGCGTTCACCGTAGGACATATGTGTTCGATCGACAGCTTTCGCGGCTTGCTGTCGCAGGAGATGCGCGTGGCGCGCACGATCAGGAGCCTCGATCCGATCGGCTACGCCGGAACCTTCATAACCCACCCTTTCGCGCTCGCTCTGCTCAGCCTCGTTTTGGGCTGCGAATTCGGAGATCTGTTGGCTGTCCTCGCGCTGGCGTGCCGCGCTGCGCTATGCTTCGCGGTTGGATACGCATTCCGGCTGCGCCCGCAGCCCTATTGGATCATTCCCTTCAGGGATGCGCTTTCATTCGCGATCTATGCGGTAAGCTTCTTTGGCGAGATCGTAACCTGGAGAGGTTTCGACTATCGCGTGAACGCGGAAGGAAAACCGGCTCCCCACCGCGCCGCGTCGCAGCGGAAGGCGTGA
- a CDS encoding YihY/virulence factor BrkB family protein, with product MNLASKRSSVASSPGRPAAEGAAPGPRLGWAGVARRTFDNIFDHRLLSIAGGVSFFALFALFPAIAALVAVYSLFSDPNTIAAHLQALSKVAPSGAISVVDEQLKRVAAQGSATLGFASIVGFLVSLWSANAATKAIFDALNVVYEERESRGFFRLNAISLVFTLLGIVFVSAAIAVMIGLPPLLSHLGAPDEIMKLVNISRWPLMLIVFCIAVAFLYRFGPDRTHARWRWISWGGAFAGIGWIIVSLLFTFYAEHFGRFNETYGSLGAVIGFMIWVWISNVVLLLGGEIDAVIERRPQQDHERQASRI from the coding sequence ATGAACCTCGCATCGAAACGGAGTTCTGTCGCTTCTTCCCCGGGAAGGCCCGCCGCCGAGGGAGCGGCGCCGGGCCCGAGGCTCGGATGGGCCGGCGTCGCCAGGCGAACCTTCGATAATATTTTCGATCACAGGCTGTTGTCGATCGCGGGCGGGGTCTCCTTTTTCGCGCTTTTCGCTCTGTTTCCGGCAATCGCGGCTCTCGTTGCGGTCTATTCGCTGTTTTCCGATCCAAACACGATAGCGGCGCATCTGCAGGCGCTCTCCAAAGTAGCGCCCAGCGGCGCAATCTCCGTGGTCGACGAGCAGCTGAAGCGTGTGGCGGCGCAGGGAAGCGCGACGCTCGGCTTTGCTTCCATCGTAGGCTTTCTTGTTTCGCTGTGGAGCGCCAATGCGGCCACGAAGGCGATTTTCGACGCCCTCAACGTCGTTTACGAGGAGCGTGAAAGCAGAGGCTTTTTTCGCCTGAACGCAATTTCGCTGGTTTTCACTTTGCTCGGCATTGTTTTCGTGTCGGCCGCGATCGCGGTGATGATCGGGCTGCCGCCGTTGCTGTCGCATCTGGGCGCGCCGGACGAGATCATGAAGTTGGTCAATATCTCGAGATGGCCTTTGATGCTCATAGTCTTCTGCATCGCCGTGGCCTTCCTTTATCGCTTCGGGCCCGACCGGACGCATGCGCGCTGGCGATGGATCAGCTGGGGCGGCGCCTTTGCGGGAATAGGCTGGATCATCGTGTCCCTGCTGTTCACCTTCTATGCGGAGCATTTCGGCCGTTTCAACGAAACCTACGGATCGCTCGGCGCCGTGATCGGCTTCATGATCTGGGTCTGGATATCGAATGTCGTGCTTCTTTTGGGCGGTGAAATCGACGCGGTGATCGAACGGCGGCCGCAGCAGGATCACGAACGTCAGGCTTCGCGAATCTGA
- a CDS encoding AI-2E family transporter has translation MSGRAERQAVAPRAEEPHFVSLWIALIVGAVVLHELQWILLPFVIAGLVAFLCTPLVDRLGRGKSHGAATVAVFLVIVGALAALGLLGAPPLARELARLVTDMRHTFEILAKSTVGDGNVSLFGQSMNAEQIAQAATDGVRSWIEQPERVLALGGVGFAGLFGMFLTCVLLFYLLLSGRRIMAGLIWLAPPERRPLVAETLRRLDPVLRRYFIGVVIVVIYATLAAYAGLGLMLGIRHAAFLALLTGLLEMVPVVGPAASALIAGLVAIRHATGIGPIIGYAVYVAVLRLSIDQLLGPLVLGVAAQLHPVAIIFAFLAGGALFGIPGVILAAPMFLVVKVSLATWRKEPLPRA, from the coding sequence ATGAGCGGAAGGGCCGAGCGCCAGGCAGTCGCCCCGCGGGCAGAAGAGCCGCATTTCGTTTCGCTGTGGATCGCCTTGATCGTCGGCGCAGTCGTGCTGCATGAACTGCAATGGATTCTCCTGCCATTCGTCATCGCCGGTCTGGTCGCTTTCCTGTGCACGCCTCTGGTCGATCGCCTTGGGCGCGGAAAATCGCATGGCGCGGCGACTGTGGCGGTGTTTCTCGTCATTGTCGGCGCCCTTGCGGCGCTGGGCCTGCTCGGAGCGCCGCCTCTCGCGCGGGAGCTCGCCCGCCTCGTGACGGACATGCGTCACACTTTCGAAATTCTGGCCAAGAGCACTGTGGGCGACGGAAACGTCAGCCTGTTTGGCCAGAGCATGAACGCCGAACAAATTGCGCAAGCGGCGACGGACGGCGTTCGTTCATGGATCGAACAGCCGGAACGCGTTCTCGCCCTCGGCGGCGTCGGCTTCGCCGGCCTGTTCGGCATGTTTCTGACCTGCGTGCTGCTGTTCTATCTGCTCCTGAGCGGACGGCGCATCATGGCCGGACTGATCTGGCTGGCGCCGCCCGAACGGCGGCCGCTGGTCGCGGAAACGCTCCGGCGACTCGATCCGGTTCTGAGGCGTTACTTCATAGGCGTCGTGATCGTCGTCATCTATGCGACGCTGGCGGCTTATGCCGGACTGGGGCTGATGCTCGGCATCCGCCACGCTGCTTTCCTCGCGCTCCTGACCGGACTGCTCGAAATGGTCCCCGTCGTAGGGCCGGCGGCATCCGCGCTGATCGCAGGACTCGTCGCCATTCGTCACGCCACGGGCATAGGACCGATCATCGGCTACGCCGTCTATGTCGCCGTTCTTCGTCTTTCCATCGACCAGCTGCTCGGTCCTCTGGTGCTGGGCGTTGCGGCGCAACTTCATCCCGTGGCGATCATCTTCGCATTTCTGGCCGGCGGAGCCCTCTTCGGCATTCCCGGAGTCATACTCGCCGCGCCCATGTTTCTGGTCGTGAAGGTTTCGCTCGCGACCTGGCGCAAGGAACCATTGCCGAGAGCGTGA
- a CDS encoding class I SAM-dependent methyltransferase, whose translation MFVRRKALHYLRSRLAPDPPSLRIVFWDGQSYDFVDAPRATIRISSPTILKALVRGNFEELARAYVAGEIEAEGPISEVVDAGAGLAESLETLSFLARARGLARFIPFPRSRRKEAADAAYHYNLSNDFYRLWLDDRMIYSCAYFRSGREDIHTAQLQKLDHVCCKLMLRPGDSFLDVGCGWGGLLRWAARCYGARALGVTVSDRQFAYAREQFKAIGAGAAIEVRLDDFRDLKGMQFDKIASVGMYEHVGERNLSDYFRTVSKLLRPGGVFLNHGVVAGASVGRSSGPAGGGFIEKYVFPGGSISPLSRLMAEIPSAGLEIIDVEDLRPHYARTLRLWSQRLEERRDEATRLIGPERYRIWRAYLAGMAYAFERGWLSIAQILACKPLEGHSVSRPWTREYQYDLNPAPPMSGDISTHND comes from the coding sequence ATGTTCGTTCGGCGAAAAGCTCTGCATTATCTTCGATCCAGGCTCGCGCCCGACCCGCCGTCCTTGCGGATCGTGTTCTGGGACGGGCAAAGCTATGATTTTGTCGATGCGCCCAGGGCGACCATCAGAATCTCTTCGCCGACAATCCTGAAAGCGCTCGTAAGGGGAAATTTCGAGGAGCTGGCCAGGGCCTATGTCGCTGGCGAGATCGAGGCGGAGGGGCCGATTTCGGAAGTGGTGGACGCCGGCGCGGGGCTCGCGGAAAGCCTGGAGACCCTCTCCTTCCTGGCGCGCGCCCGAGGCCTCGCGCGTTTCATTCCTTTTCCGAGATCGCGCCGGAAGGAAGCGGCCGACGCCGCCTATCACTACAATCTCTCGAATGATTTCTATCGGCTCTGGCTCGACGACAGAATGATCTACAGCTGCGCCTATTTCCGTAGCGGAAGGGAGGATATTCACACCGCTCAGTTGCAAAAGCTCGATCATGTCTGCTGCAAGCTCATGCTGCGCCCGGGCGACAGCTTCCTGGACGTCGGCTGCGGCTGGGGAGGCTTGCTGCGCTGGGCCGCGCGCTGCTACGGTGCGAGGGCGTTGGGCGTGACGGTCAGCGATCGTCAGTTCGCCTACGCCCGGGAGCAATTCAAGGCAATCGGCGCGGGCGCCGCGATCGAAGTGAGGCTCGACGACTTTCGCGACCTGAAAGGGATGCAGTTCGACAAGATCGCTTCTGTCGGCATGTATGAGCATGTGGGAGAGCGCAATCTTTCCGACTATTTTCGCACTGTATCGAAACTGCTGCGACCGGGCGGAGTCTTTCTCAACCACGGCGTCGTGGCGGGAGCCTCCGTCGGTCGATCTTCCGGGCCGGCCGGCGGCGGCTTCATAGAGAAATATGTTTTTCCGGGAGGATCGATCTCGCCTCTCTCGCGTTTGATGGCCGAAATCCCTTCGGCCGGGCTCGAAATAATCGACGTCGAAGATCTGCGTCCACATTATGCGAGGACACTACGACTGTGGTCGCAACGTCTCGAAGAGCGTCGCGACGAAGCGACGAGATTGATAGGACCGGAACGCTATCGCATCTGGCGCGCGTATCTCGCGGGGATGGCCTACGCTTTTGAAAGAGGCTGGCTGTCGATTGCTCAGATACTCGCCTGCAAGCCGCTGGAGGGCCATTCCGTCAGTCGCCCGTGGACGCGGGAATATCAATATGATCTCAACCCCGCTCCCCCGATGAGCGGAGACATCAGTACACACAACGATTGA
- a CDS encoding isoaspartyl peptidase/L-asparaginase family protein — protein sequence MNDFSLTIHGGAGALLPSDGYAESLRRIVDSGARLLASGGSALDAVSHCVALLEDDPLYNAGRGAVLDAEGEVRLDASIMDGRNLAAGAVAGVRGVKNPVLLARAVMERTPHVLLIGTGAENFGRAQGALFERPEYFLTERRVRELAAIKRRGADDAGTPMGTVGAVARDRWGDLAAATSTGGLAGQLGGRVGDSPIIGAGAVADNASCAVSCTGAGEHFIKTSLARMAAFNIEFRNMQALDAARETLRYLVDRIGGVGGFILVDRHGRCAQAHSTPGMLFAKIENGEIVVRMKSE from the coding sequence GTGAACGATTTTTCCCTGACGATCCATGGCGGGGCCGGCGCTCTCCTCCCGAGCGACGGCTATGCGGAGTCATTGCGGCGCATTGTCGACTCCGGCGCGCGCCTCCTCGCGAGCGGGGGATCGGCCCTCGACGCCGTCTCCCACTGCGTGGCCCTGCTCGAGGACGATCCGCTCTACAACGCCGGCCGCGGCGCCGTGCTCGACGCCGAAGGCGAGGTTCGCCTCGATGCGTCGATCATGGACGGGCGCAATCTCGCCGCCGGCGCCGTGGCGGGGGTTCGCGGCGTGAAGAACCCGGTTCTGCTGGCCCGGGCCGTCATGGAAAGAACTCCTCACGTCCTCTTGATCGGAACCGGGGCGGAGAATTTCGGCCGCGCCCAGGGCGCGCTTTTTGAAAGGCCGGAATATTTCCTGACTGAAAGGCGCGTCCGCGAGCTTGCGGCCATAAAGCGACGCGGCGCAGACGACGCGGGAACGCCGATGGGCACGGTCGGCGCGGTCGCACGCGATCGATGGGGCGATCTCGCCGCCGCGACCTCCACGGGCGGCCTCGCCGGCCAGCTCGGAGGCCGGGTAGGCGATTCTCCGATTATCGGGGCCGGCGCCGTCGCCGACAATGCGAGCTGCGCAGTCTCGTGCACGGGCGCGGGCGAGCATTTCATCAAAACCTCCCTCGCCAGAATGGCCGCGTTCAACATAGAGTTTCGCAATATGCAGGCCCTTGACGCCGCTCGCGAGACCTTGCGCTATCTCGTCGACAGGATTGGAGGAGTCGGCGGCTTCATCCTCGTCGACCGCCACGGCCGTTGCGCGCAAGCCCATTCGACTCCGGGGATGCTCTTCGCAAAGATCGAAAACGGCGAGATCGTCGTTCGGATGAAATCTGAGTAA
- the hpnK gene encoding hopanoid biosynthesis-associated protein HpnK, which translates to MRSGAPQGRPPCKRLATTADDFGLAMEVNEAVEAAHRRGFLTAASLMVGAAAAQDAIARARKLPELAVGLHVVAVEGKPALAPNLIPALVDATGNLRRDLVRFGVDIALGRETRRQLVAEITAQFELFERSGLALSHVDAHKHFLLHPIVADMILSVGSRFGMRVLRVPCEPRAILAKCEKLPFAPADFLFEVWALALKRKAMRAGLLVPDAVYGRRWSGAFDRRRMAALIRAMAPGWNEIYCHPATSSRFAGSAAGYEYEAELDALLAPDTAGALEESGFRLANRR; encoded by the coding sequence ATGAGGTCGGGCGCGCCGCAGGGGAGGCCTCCATGCAAGCGTCTGGCGACCACCGCCGACGACTTCGGGCTCGCCATGGAGGTCAATGAAGCCGTCGAAGCGGCGCACCGGCGCGGCTTCCTTACCGCGGCGAGCCTCATGGTGGGCGCGGCGGCGGCGCAGGACGCAATCGCAAGAGCGCGTAAATTGCCGGAACTCGCTGTGGGGCTTCATGTCGTCGCCGTCGAAGGAAAGCCGGCGCTTGCACCAAATCTCATTCCAGCCCTGGTCGACGCCACGGGAAACCTGCGGCGCGATCTCGTCCGTTTTGGCGTCGACATCGCTCTCGGCAGAGAAACGCGCCGCCAGCTCGTGGCGGAAATAACCGCCCAGTTCGAATTATTCGAGCGTAGCGGGCTCGCCCTTTCCCATGTCGATGCGCATAAGCATTTTCTGCTTCACCCGATTGTCGCGGACATGATTCTTTCAGTGGGGTCGCGCTTCGGCATGCGCGTTCTCCGGGTTCCCTGCGAACCCCGGGCGATATTGGCGAAATGCGAGAAGCTGCCCTTCGCGCCCGCCGATTTCCTGTTCGAGGTCTGGGCGCTTGCGCTGAAGAGAAAAGCGATGCGGGCGGGTCTGCTGGTTCCGGACGCCGTTTACGGCCGGCGCTGGTCGGGCGCCTTCGACAGACGAAGGATGGCCGCGCTTATTCGAGCCATGGCGCCCGGATGGAACGAGATCTACTGTCATCCCGCGACGAGCTCCCGTTTCGCCGGAAGCGCGGCAGGCTATGAATACGAGGCCGAACTCGATGCGCTGCTCGCTCCCGATACGGCCGGAGCGCTGGAGGAATCCGGATTCCGCCTCGCCAACCGTCGTTAG
- the hpnA gene encoding hopanoid-associated sugar epimerase, translated as MHAGTTVFITGATGFLGSALLRQLVRRGCVVNALVRRNSRRDQLPENGVRYFEGDLLDRSSVARAVAGSRYAFHVAADYRLWALTPRETRVTNVEGARIVMQEAMRAGVERVVYTSSVATLGRSGRDDIADESILANEEQAIGAYKRSKIAAERLVLEMIEHEGLPAVVVNPSTPVGPRDIRPTPTGRLVLEAAAGRIPAFVDTGLNLLHVEDAAMGHLAALERGKIGERYILGGQNVLLSRLLHDIAEMTGRRGPWFRMPWYSALPIACGAEALACFTRREPLATIAGVRMARQRMFFTSAKAERELGLRPRPYSEALRDAVGWFRAAGYLSDAPLARLSLERNASREAKSRQIF; from the coding sequence ATGCACGCTGGAACGACGGTCTTCATTACGGGAGCAACCGGATTCCTGGGTTCGGCGCTGCTCCGCCAACTCGTCAGGCGCGGTTGCGTCGTAAACGCGCTCGTCCGCCGGAACAGTCGTCGGGACCAACTGCCGGAAAACGGGGTTCGTTATTTCGAGGGAGACCTGCTCGATCGAAGCAGCGTGGCGAGAGCCGTCGCGGGCTCGCGCTATGCTTTCCACGTCGCGGCGGATTACCGCCTGTGGGCGCTCACGCCTCGGGAGACCCGCGTCACGAATGTCGAGGGCGCCCGGATCGTCATGCAGGAAGCGATGCGCGCCGGAGTAGAGCGCGTCGTCTATACGAGCAGCGTCGCCACTCTGGGCCGCAGCGGGCGGGACGACATCGCCGACGAGTCCATCCTCGCCAACGAGGAACAAGCCATCGGCGCTTATAAGCGCAGCAAGATCGCAGCAGAGCGTCTCGTGCTCGAAATGATCGAGCATGAAGGGCTCCCCGCCGTCGTCGTCAATCCTTCGACGCCGGTGGGACCGCGAGACATCCGGCCGACTCCGACGGGCCGCCTCGTTCTCGAAGCCGCCGCTGGACGAATCCCCGCTTTCGTCGACACCGGCCTCAACCTGCTGCATGTCGAGGACGCCGCGATGGGACATCTCGCGGCGCTGGAACGCGGCAAAATCGGCGAACGCTATATACTCGGCGGACAGAATGTACTGCTTTCGAGATTGCTGCACGATATCGCGGAGATGACGGGCCGGCGCGGTCCGTGGTTCCGCATGCCGTGGTATTCGGCGTTGCCGATCGCCTGCGGAGCCGAAGCGCTCGCATGTTTTACCCGCCGGGAACCTCTCGCGACCATCGCCGGAGTCCGAATGGCGCGACAGCGGATGTTCTTTACGAGCGCCAAGGCCGAGCGTGAACTCGGCCTGCGCCCGCGGCCTTACAGCGAAGCGTTGCGGGACGCCGTGGGCTGGTTCCGGGCGGCCGGCTATCTGAGCGACGCGCCCCTCGCGCGCCTATCCCTCGAGCGGAATGCCTCAAGGGAAGCGAAATCGCGCCAGATTTTTTAG
- a CDS encoding YkoP family protein, which translates to MNSIEDMLHRAPAPGLRHSLAQRALGVLDRRLRERLGVVEYSDSSRCVFRIQLIASDEAIMLGDGTLVRAGERLIDLHIWNEHVPSTGDQGPTMGFIRRLNGQIDFSLAELADHLEKREDLNDVKAIRGNLVFASRSRIAQLARIASAYGFEHIPRQVAPTIAERLHIFGENILVSMLVFMRNPKTLRRDTLARDRTRTFLSRQALQRRYPPSGRSGGEREEKTGRVGDAALRRSL; encoded by the coding sequence ATGAACAGCATCGAAGACATGCTTCATCGAGCTCCGGCGCCCGGCCTGCGCCATTCTCTGGCCCAACGCGCTCTCGGCGTTCTCGATCGGCGTCTGCGCGAGAGACTCGGCGTAGTCGAATATTCCGATTCATCGCGTTGCGTTTTTCGCATTCAACTGATCGCGAGCGACGAAGCCATTATGCTGGGAGACGGGACTCTCGTGCGGGCGGGCGAGCGGCTCATCGATCTTCACATCTGGAACGAACATGTTCCGTCCACGGGCGACCAGGGCCCGACCATGGGCTTCATCCGCCGCTTGAACGGCCAGATCGATTTTTCGCTCGCCGAACTCGCGGATCATCTCGAAAAGCGCGAAGATCTGAACGATGTGAAGGCGATCCGCGGCAATCTCGTTTTCGCTTCGAGAAGCCGGATCGCGCAGCTTGCGCGAATCGCCTCCGCTTACGGCTTTGAGCATATCCCTCGCCAGGTCGCGCCTACGATCGCCGAACGCCTGCATATCTTCGGCGAAAATATCCTTGTTTCAATGCTCGTCTTCATGCGCAATCCGAAAACGCTGCGGCGCGATACGCTCGCGCGCGACCGCACCCGGACTTTTCTTTCGCGGCAGGCGCTGCAGCGACGATATCCGCCATCGGGCCGCTCTGGAGGCGAGAGGGAAGAGAAAACGGGAAGAGTAGGCGACGCTGCATTGCGGCGCTCGCTGTGA